In Arthrobacter ramosus, one DNA window encodes the following:
- a CDS encoding flagellar hook protein FlgE, with amino-acid sequence MLRSLYSGISGLRAHQAMLDVTGNNIANVNTAGFKASSTQFQDTLSQMTQGAGAPQAETGGTNPAQIGLGVRVAGVSTNFSQGSSQNTGRATDMMISGDGFFITSKAGQQLYTRAGAFDMDAAGRLVSPDGGILQGWSAANGAVNLGGPVGPIALSPNTTSAAVATTKASLDGNLPSDVAVGTSVERQVKIFGADGASRSLTLTFSRSAGGWDVAGADANGATGNSTLTFANGALTSGGAMTVGGITVDMSTVTGFAAMSTLTVGSQNGSEAGKLESFTLGGDGSLIGSFSNGAKQVLARVALARFTNPGGLEKAGSSTYVATANSGAAQLGAPGDAGLGTLTAGALEMSNVDLSQEFTNLIVAQRGFQANARIITTSDEVLQELTNLKH; translated from the coding sequence ATGCTTCGTTCGCTGTACTCCGGAATCTCCGGCCTCCGTGCCCACCAGGCGATGCTGGACGTCACGGGAAACAACATCGCCAACGTGAACACGGCCGGCTTCAAGGCTTCCTCCACCCAGTTCCAGGACACGCTGTCGCAAATGACCCAGGGCGCGGGCGCCCCGCAGGCCGAAACCGGTGGCACCAACCCCGCCCAAATCGGTCTCGGGGTGCGCGTGGCGGGAGTCAGCACCAACTTCAGCCAGGGTTCATCGCAGAACACCGGGCGAGCCACTGACATGATGATCTCCGGCGACGGGTTCTTCATCACGAGCAAGGCCGGCCAGCAGCTCTACACCCGCGCCGGTGCCTTCGACATGGACGCGGCCGGCCGCCTCGTTAGCCCCGACGGCGGCATCCTGCAGGGCTGGTCCGCCGCCAACGGTGCGGTGAACCTCGGAGGTCCCGTTGGCCCGATCGCACTCTCGCCCAACACGACGTCGGCCGCCGTCGCCACCACCAAGGCCTCGCTGGACGGCAATCTGCCGTCCGACGTAGCCGTGGGGACCAGCGTCGAGCGCCAGGTCAAGATCTTCGGCGCCGACGGTGCCTCCCGCAGCCTGACGCTGACGTTCAGCCGATCTGCGGGCGGCTGGGATGTGGCCGGGGCAGATGCGAACGGCGCCACAGGCAACTCGACACTTACGTTCGCGAACGGCGCGCTGACCTCGGGCGGTGCCATGACCGTCGGCGGCATAACAGTGGACATGTCCACTGTTACCGGCTTCGCCGCCATGAGCACACTTACGGTCGGCAGCCAGAACGGTTCCGAGGCAGGCAAGCTGGAGTCCTTTACTCTCGGCGGCGACGGCTCGCTCATCGGCTCGTTCAGCAACGGTGCCAAGCAGGTTCTGGCACGCGTGGCCCTCGCCCGCTTCACCAACCCCGGCGGCCTAGAGAAAGCCGGTAGCTCGACGTACGTGGCCACCGCCAACTCCGGCGCCGCCCAGTTGGGCGCCCCGGGCGACGCCGGACTCGGCACCTTGACTGCCGGAGCCTTGGAGATGTCCAACGTGGATCTCTCCCAGGAATTCACCAACCTGATCGTGGCCCAGCGCGGCTTCCAGGCGAACGCCCGCATCATCACGACGTCGGATGAGGTTCTGCAGGAGCTGACGAACCTGAAGCACTAG
- a CDS encoding flagellar hook assembly protein FlgD, with protein sequence MTIQAIAASSGVQPGTTAGTTAPKPAQTMDSSMFMSLLVTQLKNQDPSAPMDTNQMMSQTVQLSMMEKMTELTTDAKESFSLQMRSAAAQIIGHNVSYALADGTKGSGVASSVSFAAGTPTVAVGGVNVPLDSISGMTATSSPAA encoded by the coding sequence GTGACCATCCAAGCCATCGCGGCAAGCAGCGGAGTCCAGCCTGGAACCACCGCTGGAACCACCGCGCCCAAACCCGCGCAGACCATGGATTCGAGCATGTTCATGTCCCTGCTGGTGACACAACTGAAAAACCAGGACCCGAGCGCCCCCATGGACACCAACCAGATGATGAGCCAGACCGTCCAGCTGTCCATGATGGAGAAAATGACGGAGCTCACCACCGACGCCAAGGAGAGCTTTTCGCTCCAGATGCGCAGTGCTGCGGCACAAATCATCGGCCACAACGTCAGCTACGCGCTCGCGGACGGGACGAAGGGATCGGGCGTCGCGAGCTCGGTTTCCTTTGCGGCCGGAACCCCCACCGTGGCGGTCGGGGGAGTGAACGTTCCGCTCGATTCGATCAGCGGGATGACGGCAACATCCTCGCCCGCCGCCTGA
- a CDS encoding flagellar hook-length control protein FliK, whose product MQLPPAGAASPRPAVSGSPTVPQPGAAAGFEAVMNGVLASDSKTSDGTTQQAPDGGAQGKPAADSPGTVARAAKPEASKVAKDTVDAADTLGAVGAVDAASAVAAVVGGLAMAGVAPETAALQASGPGVAVPVKEGVVDGTAPAKTIAGTSETASLVVGMPAGSTQAAPAVTSSPAPVIPTPTVRAAPVGNPGQSSPQPGPIPTSPLPNSPQPAGTLPANPMPAGLEPGVNVTAARSHESGTAVVLPTGKPATQQDPQPVLGQAAPGAPIPGLPAGIQAGIPGLVQPASTLQQAPSTAAPGMATPTPQADPAKLLPQVSGPLFSLASAAPGAHVMILKLSPEDLGPLTVRAHIEGAGVRIELFAPGDAGREAVRSILPELRRGLGESGFGASLDLSERNAPADAGAGGSDPRDRRPAESPAFPRGSDGESVRLPRTAIVLPRSSTSSLDILV is encoded by the coding sequence ATGCAGTTGCCCCCCGCCGGCGCGGCTTCTCCGCGTCCGGCCGTTTCCGGCTCTCCGACTGTGCCGCAGCCTGGCGCCGCCGCCGGTTTTGAGGCCGTGATGAACGGCGTGCTGGCGTCCGACTCGAAGACCTCCGATGGGACCACACAGCAAGCGCCCGACGGCGGCGCCCAGGGAAAGCCTGCCGCCGACAGCCCCGGGACGGTCGCCCGAGCCGCCAAACCGGAAGCATCGAAGGTCGCCAAGGACACGGTTGATGCGGCTGACACTTTGGGTGCGGTGGGTGCGGTTGATGCGGCCAGTGCGGTGGCCGCTGTTGTGGGCGGACTCGCGATGGCCGGAGTCGCCCCGGAGACCGCTGCTTTGCAGGCGAGCGGACCGGGCGTTGCTGTGCCGGTCAAAGAAGGTGTCGTTGACGGTACAGCCCCAGCCAAAACGATTGCTGGCACCTCGGAAACAGCAAGTCTTGTCGTTGGGATGCCTGCGGGCAGCACTCAGGCGGCGCCGGCTGTTACTTCCTCCCCGGCGCCCGTGATCCCAACTCCCACCGTGCGGGCTGCGCCGGTCGGGAACCCTGGTCAAAGCTCACCCCAGCCTGGTCCGATTCCGACCAGCCCGCTGCCCAATAGCCCGCAGCCGGCTGGCACCCTGCCTGCCAACCCCATGCCCGCTGGCCTCGAACCCGGGGTCAACGTGACCGCAGCCCGGTCACACGAGTCCGGCACCGCCGTCGTACTTCCCACGGGGAAACCCGCGACGCAACAGGATCCGCAGCCGGTCCTCGGGCAGGCCGCCCCGGGCGCCCCGATACCCGGGCTTCCCGCGGGGATTCAGGCCGGAATTCCGGGGCTGGTGCAGCCCGCTTCGACACTCCAGCAAGCCCCATCGACAGCCGCGCCAGGCATGGCAACGCCCACACCCCAGGCAGACCCGGCGAAACTGCTGCCCCAAGTGTCCGGGCCGCTGTTCTCGCTGGCATCGGCAGCGCCCGGCGCGCACGTCATGATCTTGAAGCTGTCCCCGGAAGACCTCGGTCCGCTGACGGTCCGGGCGCATATCGAGGGCGCAGGGGTGCGGATCGAATTGTTCGCCCCCGGAGACGCCGGCCGTGAGGCTGTCCGCAGCATCCTGCCGGAACTACGGCGGGGACTCGGGGAGTCAGGCTTCGGCGCCAGCCTCGACCTGTCCGAACGCAACGCTCCCGCCGATGCCGGTGCGGGCGGCTCGGACCCCCGGGACCGGCGCCCGGCGGAAAGCCCTGCCTTTCCCCGGGGCAGCGACGGCGAGTCGGTTCGCCTGCCGCGGACCGCCATCGTACTTCCTCGAAGCAGTACCAGCAGCCTGGACATTCTCGTCTGA
- a CDS encoding C40 family peptidase has protein sequence MSMTEAIGRIQSIESMLQQLSQGVRPQTATTGTTDSSAGTASSTDAASFAQALSSAVGGTTTPDVSQLASSSGLDGAAALSGLTGLSGTAGTGALSGAGTGAVTGDAVVADAKKYVGVPYVWGGTNPSVGMDCSGFVQRVFKDLGVDLPRVVSDQMRQGTPVASLAQAKPGDLLVSFGGEHISIYLGNGKAIDAPVPGQTIQIRDAWEQQSNLTAIRRIVPAGGS, from the coding sequence ATGAGCATGACCGAGGCCATCGGCCGCATCCAGAGCATCGAGTCGATGTTGCAGCAACTGAGCCAAGGCGTCCGCCCACAGACCGCGACCACAGGGACAACGGACTCTTCCGCGGGCACCGCCTCTTCCACGGACGCGGCGTCCTTCGCTCAAGCGTTGAGCTCCGCCGTCGGGGGCACGACGACGCCTGACGTGAGCCAGCTTGCTTCTTCTTCGGGGCTCGACGGCGCTGCCGCCCTCTCCGGCCTTACGGGCCTCTCCGGTACCGCGGGCACGGGGGCGCTTTCGGGTGCCGGCACCGGCGCTGTCACGGGCGATGCCGTAGTGGCCGACGCCAAGAAATACGTGGGTGTGCCCTACGTTTGGGGCGGCACGAACCCCTCGGTGGGCATGGACTGCTCCGGCTTCGTGCAGCGCGTCTTCAAGGATCTCGGCGTCGACCTGCCGCGCGTCGTCAGCGACCAGATGCGGCAAGGCACCCCCGTGGCGTCCTTGGCCCAAGCCAAGCCCGGCGACCTGCTGGTCAGTTTCGGCGGCGAACACATCTCCATCTACCTCGGTAATGGCAAAGCGATCGACGCGCCCGTGCCCGGCCAGACCATCCAGATCCGCGATGCGTGGGAACAGCAGTCCAATCTGACCGCCATCCGCCGCATTGTCCCCGCGGGAGGCTCGTGA
- the fliJ gene encoding flagellar export protein FliJ — protein sequence MNRQFSLAGLLRLRQTQQDAAASGLARANSRTASLRSRRATAREELAESAGAAGSSASLLAIAASRASAQSMLAELDALAASAEAEAAEARAEYTEAKRRAVGLEKLETRHGAAFEASALRAEQGVLDEIASSAWHRKATS from the coding sequence GTGAACCGTCAATTCTCCCTGGCCGGGCTGTTGCGCCTGCGCCAGACACAGCAGGACGCCGCCGCCAGTGGACTGGCCCGCGCCAACTCCCGGACCGCATCCTTGCGATCCCGCCGGGCCACGGCCCGGGAGGAGCTGGCCGAGTCCGCCGGAGCCGCTGGAAGCTCCGCGTCGCTCTTGGCCATCGCGGCCTCCCGCGCGTCCGCGCAAAGCATGTTGGCCGAGCTTGACGCCTTGGCCGCCAGTGCGGAGGCCGAAGCCGCAGAGGCCCGCGCGGAATACACCGAAGCCAAGCGTCGCGCCGTAGGACTCGAGAAGCTCGAAACCCGCCATGGAGCCGCCTTCGAGGCTTCCGCGCTACGCGCCGAGCAAGGGGTCCTGGACGAGATCGCGTCCTCCGCTTGGCACCGGAAGGCCACCTCATGA